The genome window GTTTAAGAGGGGAGCGTTTTATCTGGCTGCTAAGGTACGGTTTCCCATTGTGCCGGTGACCATCAACGGCGCTTCCAAACTGCTGCCTAAAGGAAAACTGACGATCAAGGGAGGAGAGATTCATGTCCACTTTTCTCAGCCGATTGTGTTTGATGAACTTAAAACCAAGAATGATGAGCTGAAGCTGATGGATGACGTCCGGAACGAAATTCTTAAAAATTATCAGGGATTCTGACAATGGCTGTTACGCTTGACGAAGTAAAAAAGATCGCGGAACTCGCCCGGCTGGATTTCACCGAAGAGGAATATATACGCTTCACCGGTGAAATGAACAGGATTCTCGAATATATGGATAAGCTGAATGAGCTTGATACCGCCGGAGTTGAACCAATGGCACATCCCGCGGGGGGAGTGAATTTTATGAGGGAAGATGAACTGAAACCCTCCTTAACCCCTGAAGAAGCATTAAAGAACGCACCGGCACGGGAAGATAATTTTTTCAGCGTTCCTAAAGTAATCTGAACACGGTTTTTGTAGGTCATTAGATGATTGTTGGAATTATACCCGCCCGGCTCGGGTCAACACGGCTTCCGGGGAAACCTCTTGCAGATATCGGCGGAAAGCCGATGATTTACCATACCTATAACAGCG of Ignavibacteriales bacterium contains these proteins:
- the gatC gene encoding Asp-tRNA(Asn)/Glu-tRNA(Gln) amidotransferase subunit GatC produces the protein MAVTLDEVKKIAELARLDFTEEEYIRFTGEMNRILEYMDKLNELDTAGVEPMAHPAGGVNFMREDELKPSLTPEEALKNAPAREDNFFSVPKVI